The genomic stretch CCAGATTTCACCAGACAAACCAACCATTATTCAGATCGAAGATTTCATGGTAGGCGCAGATGTTGATCCTCCTGGATTTGGATTGTATTTAGACCCTGAATCCGAAAGCGGAATCACTGCGGTCGCGGTGAGCGGCTCGGTCAATGACTGGGTGCAAATTCCTGTGATTATCCCGGCCAACTACGGCACGGCGTATATGTTTGGCCAAGTACGCGGCGAAGACGGAAACAGCGACTCCTTCTTTATCGATCTCGGATTTGAATTGATTAACGATAACCTGACGACTTGGGATTCTGGCGGCGGTAAAGCGCTTCACCTGGATTGGGTGAACAACCGTATCCCCGAAGACCCCCGGCCGTTTGATGTCGACGCAGGGGAGCAAATGTTATACGTCGGCCCCCGCGAAGACAGCGCCGTTTTTGACTGGATCGCCATAACCAATGATCCCACTTTCCAATCAGCTGCGTTAGATGAGTTAACGGGCGAGATCATTGACCCGTTTGTCGGTCTCACCGACGATTTGGGCATCTTTGACGCGAATATGGATATCGCGGAAGACGGCGGCGCAAATTTAGGTTTTGATGGCGACGCAGGTTATATCGCAAGCGAAGAAGTCTATAAGGTTGTTGGCAGCGGCAACGACATTTGGGGTACAGCTGATAACTTCCACTTCATATACAAAGAAGTCAGCGGCGACGTGACAATCGAAACTAATGTCTATTTAGATGAATTCAGCGGCAATGGAACTTGGGCAAAGGCTGGCCCGATGTTGCGCGACGAATTGACTCCGTCATCAGCGCATACATTCAGCATGATTCGTACACAGGGTCGCGATTTTGATCCTCAATGGCGAATGGCGGATGCGGCGAGCGGCGAGTCGTTAAGCGCTCTATTCTCAGGCGCAAGTACGGAGCGGGTTGGTTTGCAACGTACAGGCAACACCGTGACGTACTACTATATCGACAAGTTCACTGGTGAACGGACTGATCTGCATGTCATCGAAGACTTAGCATTCACCGATCCGATTTATGCCGGATTGGCTGTGACGGCGCATGACATTGGTACGCTTTCTATCGGCGAGTTTAGCGATGTTGTATTAACCACAGGCGGCGGACCGGTTAAGGTCGATAACTGGTCGTTGTATTAATCGACGCGAGATATTATTGCAGGCCCCAAGGGGCGAACGGTTTTCCGTTCGCCCCTTCTCTTTACGCTTTCTGCCGCAATTGGCTTTTATTCGTCGCGTACTGCTAGAAATTCACCGGGAATTTGAGAAAATAACTCAAGCAATTAAAATCTAAGTCGTCTGAATAATTCTTGACTATATACAGGGAGGACAGAATGAAACGAATTTCGATTGGCTCATGGGCATATTCCATTGGCCCCTATCAAGACAAACCCGTCCCTTGGGGGGAAGTATTAACCAAATTAAAGGAAATGGATTTTGATGGCGTCGAACTGGGCGGGTTTCCTCCGCACCCAAATCCCGACGATTGCGCTTCGGCTGAACAACGGCAACAGGTAGTCAGCCAATTAAAAGAGATTGGCTTGGCATTTTCCGGCCTTGCCGCCAACTTGTGGGGCGAACAGTTAATCAATACCGAAGATACCTCCAAGTATGTCGATGAATTTACGAAGAACGTGAAATTTTGCGTTGATGTCGGCATTCCGGGTATCCGCGTCGATTGCGTCCAACCGCCGGAAATTCTCAATGAGGTCGATTATGACGTTGCCAAAAAACGCGTTGTCGAAACTTGGAAAAAATGCGCCAACATCGCCCAGGATCAGGGCGTTTATATGACTTGGGAATTTGAACCGGGCTTTGCATTCAACAAACCGTCAGACATTCAACGCATTTTAGACGAAGTTGGTCACGATAACTTTGGCGTTCAGCTTGATACCTGCCATGCGCAAATGGTCGCGGTGTACGCTTCTCGCCAGCCCGGCGAAAAAGAGACGCTGCCCGGCGGCGCCTTAGAACTCATCAATCGCCTCAAAGGCAAGATCAATCACATTCACTTGATCGACTCCGACGGTACGCTGCATGATGACGAAACTTCGACCCACGCGCCGTTTGGCGACGGCGAACTCAACTTTGACGAGATCGTGCCTGCGTTAAACGAATCCGGTTGCCCGCATGACTGGTGGACGATTGATTTGTGCTTCTGGCCTGATGCGTGGGACGTGACCCGCCGTTGTAAAAATGGCATCGACGAACTGAACAAAAAATACGGGGGGAATTAATCATGGCGAAAAAACCATTGCGCGTTGGCTTGATTGGCTGCGGCTTCATGGGAAAAACCCACTCCAACGCATATCACGTTGTTAACAAGTTTTTTGATTTGGATATTCAACCGGTATTGAAAACCGTCTGCTCAATTGACAAAGACGCGGCGCAGTCGTTTGCCTCAAACTGGGGTTATGAAAACGCCGAAACCGATTGGCGCAAAGTTGTTGAGAGCGATGATATTGATTTGATCGACATCTGCCTGCCCAACAATTTGCACCCGGAAGTCGCCATCGCCGCCGCCAAAGCGGGCAAAGCAATTTTTTGCGAAAAGCCGCTGGCGCATAATACCGAACAGGCCGAAGCAATGACCAAAGCGGTAGAAGACGCTGGCGTTCCCAATCAGGTTTCGTTTAACTATCGCCGCGTCCCTGCGGTCACGATGGCGAAGCAATTAATTGATGAAGGCCGCCTCGGGAAAATCTTTCACTACCGCGCCAATTTTTTGCAGGATTGGACTATCTCCAATGACGTCCCGCAGGGCGGCGACGCCACTTGGCGACTGGATGCAAAAGTCGCGGGATCGGGCGTGATCGGCGATTTACTCGCGCACTGCATTGATACGGCGATGTGGCACAACGGCGTCATTTCCAAAGTGCAGGCCGTGACCGAAACCTTCATCAAAGAACGCAAGCACGCAGTCACCGGCAAGATGGAACCTGTCACCATTGATGATGCTTGTATTTTCCATTGCTGGTTTAATAACGGATCGCTGGGCAACTTTGAATCGACCCGTTATGCGCGCGGTCACAAAGCGCTTTATACCTTTGAAATAAACGGCGAGAACGCCTCTATCGCTTGGGACCTTCACGACCTGAATCGTTTGTCGTTCTTCGATCATACCGACGAGGGCCGGTTGCGCGGTTGGCGTTCGATCCATGTCACCGATCATAGCGGAGACCACCCTTACATGGACCACTGGTGGGTGCCGGGATTGTCGATTGGTTATGCCGAATCGTTTGTTCATCAATTGGCGGGATTTTTGAAGTCCATGTCAGGCGGAGACAAAAATCAGCCTGATTTCCGCAGCGCATTGCAGACGCAGTATGTATGCGACTCGGTCATCAAAGCCGCGAAGTCCGGCCAGTGGGAAGACGTCAAAAAGGCGTGAGGATGTAACCATAAATCTTAAAGGGCGGCGAAAACCGCCGCTCTTTTCTTTCGCCGATGATATGAAAAGAAACACATCGATTCGGGCAAAGAAAATTGCAAAGCAGTTGCGAAGAAATCTGACTCCTGCTGAGAAGTATTTATGGTCAAAAATGCGAGCAGGACAGTTAAGTAATTGTCATATTAGAAAGCAACACCCAATCGGTCCATTCATTGTTGATTTTTTTATCTCTGATTGGAATTTAATTATCGAACTTGATGGTGAGTCGCATCACTACCAAATTGATAGGGACAAAGAGCGTGAATCATATTTTTATCATCAGGGATATAAAGTCGTTCGTTTTCAAAACCAAGACGTTTTTGACAATGTAGAAGGCGTTGTTGAGCAAATAAGGCAATTTGAAATGAATCAAACCAACCCCCCACTAACTCCCCCCGAACTTCGGGGGGAGAACTCGGATATCGAAATTAGAAGTAAAGGCATGGATGAATGAACTTCTAGTTCCTCCCCCAAAGATTGGGGGAGGCTAGGCGGGGGTTGATAATCCTGTGAAATTAGAAGTAAACCTTAAATGGGAGGCGTCATCATGAAAGTGGGAATTAACTTGTTGCTCTGGACGGCGGCGGCGGATGAAAGCCACCTCGGCGTTTTAGACAAAGTCAAAGAATGGGGATACGACGGCTTCGAACTGCCAATGTTCGACCCCGCCTGTTCGCCTTGGAAGAAACTCGCTGACCACGCCGACGGTCTTGGCTTAGGGCGCACGGCGGTCACCATTGTCTCTGATGAAGCAAACCCCATTAGCGAAGACAAATCTGTTCGCGAAAAGGGAATCGAGCACATTAAAAAGTGCATCGACAGTTGCGCCGAACTTGGCGCCGAAACCTTAGTCGGCCCGCTCTATTCCCCCTGCGGAAAGCTCATTGGTCGTGGTCGCAGCAACGACGAATTTAGCTGGGCGAAAGAGGCGATGGCCCAGGCGGCGGAATACGGAAAACAAGCTAATGTTGTCATTGGCATGGAACCGCTCAACCGTTTCGAGACCTATGTTTTTAACGGAATGGCGGACGCAGTGCAATTATGCGAAGAAGTCGGGCATCCAAATTTGGGGCTGCTCTACGATACCTTCCATAGCCACATCGAAGAAAAAGACCCCATTGCGGCAATTCAAAAAGCGGGCAAACACATTGCCCATATTCATATCTCAGAAAGCGACCGCAGCACGCCAGGCAAAGGCCAGGTGCGCTGGGAGGATTCATTCAAAGCAATCAAAGCCATTGGGTATGACGGCTGGCTGACCATCGAAGCCTTTGGGCGTTCCATGCCCGAAGTCGCAGCGGCGACTTGCATCTGGCGTTCGATGTTTGACAGTGAAGAACAACTCGCAACAGACGGATTGAATCATATCAAAAAAATGTGGAGTGCAGCATGAAAAATCGAATCATCTTTGCGTTAATCGTTTCTATGTGTTTTATCGCGCCATCCGTTCACGCCAGCTGGCAGCCGTTGTTCGACGGCGTTGGCCTCGACGGCTGGAAAACCGTCGGCGACCCGCAATGGAACGTCAAAGACGGTGTGATTTCGGTCAAGGGGACAGGCAGCGAAATGGGTTGGCTCATCAACGAGAAAACCACTTCGGACTTCGTCTTGCGAATGCGCTTTCAATGGCAGGGCGGCAACAGCGGCATCCAGTTCCGCAGCCAGATGAAAGACGGAAAAATGGTCGGCTATCAAGCCAACCTCGACTTCAGCCGCGATATGGCGACGGGATCATTGGTTGAAGAAAATGGTCGCGGGCTCTTGCAGGAGTCAGAATACTCCGCCGCTGAAATTCGCCGCAATGGCTGGAACGAATACGAGATTTCCGCTGTCGGCGATCACATCATGCTTTCAGTTAATGGATATCCCGTGTTGGATTTTGAAGACCCTGACGGCCCTAAGAGCGGCTTCATCGCGTTGCAGATGGCGCCGGGCGACAAAGCGGCTCTCGATTTTACCGACATTCGTTTGCTCGAAACCGAGGGTAACGATTGGGCGTCGATGTTCAACGGAAAAGACCTGACCGGCTGGGAACCGCTGGGAGACTGCTATTGGGATGTCTTGCATGGACAGCTCATTGGCCAGTCACGCGGTGGAAAATATGGTTGGTTGGTCTCAAAAGATAAATTCAAAGACTTCCATTTCTCCACGCGTTTTCTGTTGCCGCGCGGCAATTCCGGCATCCAGTTCCGCAGTTGGGTTGTCGGCGAAATGGTGCATGGAACTCAAGCTGACCTCGCCGCGGATTCCGATTGGATTAGCGGACACCTTTACGATCAAGGCGAACGCGGCATCTTCGTGAAAACCGACAAAGACTTCTCGAAATTGATTAATTGGACGGGCTGGAATACGTATGAAGTCACCGCCATTGGCCCCAAGGTGCAGTTGTATATTAACGGCATCAAGTCAATCGAAGTCGAGGATCCCGAACGCCTCAAAGCGGGCGTCTTTGCGTTTCAGATTCACTCCGGCGCCAAGATGGTTTCGTTCTGGGAAGATTTACGCATCATCTCGTTCGATTAAGAAATATCGGGACTGCGCCTTGATTTCGTTTCATCCGTTTTTATGATCTTTTCTCACTGATATTTTTTTTCTTGAGGGAATATTTTGAAATCAAGGCCGTCGTTAAACGACCAACAACGGGCCGCCGTGACTCATACCGGCGGCCCGCTTCTTGTACTCGCAGGCGCAGGCAGTGGTAAAACCGGCGTCATAACCCATCGTATCGCCCATCTGATCGCGGAGGGCGCCTCTCCCAGCTCGATTCTGGCGCTGACCTTCACCAACAAAGCCGCGAAAGAGATGCGGGAGCGCGTCAAAAAGTTGATTGGCGCCAAAGCCAAGCAAGTGACGCTGTCTACGTTTCACTCGCTCGGGTTAAAAACGCTGCGACTCAATGCGCGCGCGGCGGGGCTGCGGCGCGACTTCGTCATCTACAATGAAGGCGACCAGATGTCGCTGGTGCGCACTTTGATTCGCGAGCACCCCCAGCGCCGCGAAAAATTTGATCCGGGAATCGTACTCTCTCGCATCAGCCGCGTGAAAAACCGCAGCGCGGGCGGCGCAGAAACTTCCAAGCAATACGGCGATAAATACGATCTGATTTTTGATGACATTTATGACCGCTACCACCGTTCGATGCGTTCATGCCAGGCGGTCGATTTTGACGATCTGATTCTCTTACCGATCCAGTTGTTAGAAAAAAATGAAGACGTTCGTCAGACCTATCGCGAGACGTTCAAGCATTTGCTCGTGGACGAATATCAAGACACCAACGCGGGGCAGTATCGCTTGTTACGGCTGCTGGCGGGCGACGGCAAGGCGTTATGCGTCGTCGGCGACGACGATCAGAGCATCTACGGCTGGCGCGGCGCCGAAGTGGGCAACATCCTGCGCTTTGAGAAGGATTTCCCCAAAGCGCGGGTAATTAAACTCGAACAGAATTACCGTTCGACTCAGGTCATTCTTGACGCCGCCCACCATGTCATTCAAAACAACAGCAAACGCCAGTCAAAAAAACTCTGGACTAATCGAGGACAAGGCCGCTTCATTGACGCGTTCATGGCGAAAGATGAAGCCGATGAGGCCAAAACGATTGCCTTTCGCATCCAGGCGATTCAAGAGCGCACCGACGCGCCCTGGAAAGCCTTCGCGGTGTTGTATCGCAGCAATGTTCAGTCACGCGCGATCGAAAGCAACTTGCGCCTTGCGGGCATTCCATACAATGTGGCGGGCGGATACGAATATTTTGAGCGCAAAGAAGTCAAAGATTTGATCGCCTATCTGCGCGTTGTCGCTAACCCCGATGACGATTTGAACCTGTTGCGCATCATCAATTATCCACGCCGCGGCATCGGCGACCATACCATTGCGCTGCTCACTGAACATGCTACGCATTCCAAAAAAACTATCTTTCATACCATCAAACATTACACCTACGAAGATTTGCCGAAGGCCGCCAGCGAAGGCTTACGCTCTTTCGGTACAATGATTGAAGGTTTGCGCGAGATCGCCAAACGAAACAAGCCCGCCGAATTGGTTCGCGCTCTGATCGAGCGCAGTCGCTACCGTGAAGCGCTGATGGAAGCCTATGAAGACGCGCAAACCGCGCAAATGAAAATTGAACTGGCCGAGGAACTCGCGTCCGCCGCATCGACCTATCAGGAACAAACCGACCGCTCTACGTTAATCGGGTTTCTGGATTCAGTTGCGCTCGACGATGACGCCTATAGCAAGAACGACAAGAAACAATTCAGCGACAACGCCGTCTTACTGGCCACGCTGCACAGCGCCAAGGGGTTGGAGTTTCCGTATGTGTTTTTATGCGGCCTCGAAGAAAACCTCTTGCCTCATTCGCGCTCGGTGAAAGACAATACCGAAGTCGATGAAGAACGCCGCCTGTGCTACGTCGGAATGACCCGCGCCAAATCTCACCTGACCCTCAGTTTCGCGGATGAACGCAGCCAGTACGGGCGCCGCGCCAAGCGAACGCCTTCCCGCTTTTTGAAGGAAATCCCCAATCAGTATTTGTGCAAACAGTTCAGCCACAGCGAACTGTTCTTCGACCTGCAACGCCAATCCAATGGCAAAGAGTGATACTCGGCAGAAATCAGCATTCTGATATTTCAACTCATATATTTATCCGCATTTTCTAATCACCTTATCGATCTGAAATTCCTTACGCTTTTTTCTTATGAAAATCATTGAAATTTATATACATATAATATTCTTGTGGATATGGTATGTGAATTTTGTTTTCGGTAATAAAAAATAAATTTGTCTATATTTATTTATAACTATTGACTCGTCTTTTTGATTTGCTAATATAACAAAAGATAATAAATTGTTTAAAAAAACCCTGTGATGAGTACGGGATTTGTTAATGCTGCAAAAGATTTGTCTGAATCCCGTTGAGGGGTTTATTCTATTACTATCTGAAAGGATATGACTTATGTATTACCGTGCAACGAAAGCTTATTGTGGTTTGATAGCCTTGTCGGTACTGCTTCTCTGTAGTACTGCAGATGGGATGGACCAAAATCGAGATTCATTAAAGCAAAAAGTTGTTGAATTAGAGAACCAAGTACGTTTCTTAACGGAAAAACTTGAACAAATCAGCCCGTCGCTGTCTGTAACGCCAAGTGTAAAAAATCCAGAAAAGGACCAATTAGCATCTGTGATGGAGAGGTTAGATGTGCTTGAGGACACAGACGAGCATGACGTAGAAGATTGGTACGATCAGTTCACATTTGGCGGTTATGGAGAGATGCACGCAAATTTCTCTGAAGGCGGCCCTGATGTGTTTGATATCCACCGTCTCGTTTTTTATCTTGGCTATGAGTTTTCTGACTGGATTCAGCTGCATTCTGAAACTGAAATTGAACACGCTTATGTCAGTTCTGGCAGCGGCGGCGAAGTTGCGATTGAGCAACTCTATTTCGATTTTCTTTTATCAGATTATGTGAACATTCGGGCGGGTCGCATCTTGTCGCCAATGGGAATCATTAACCGCAAGCATGAGCCTCCTTCTTTCTATGGCGTCGAACGCCCCTCATTCGCAAAATACATTTTGCCAACAACTTGGTCATCTGATGGCTTGGGTATATTTGGATCGATAGCAA from Candidatus Hinthialibacter antarcticus encodes the following:
- a CDS encoding DUF559 domain-containing protein, whose amino-acid sequence is MKRNTSIRAKKIAKQLRRNLTPAEKYLWSKMRAGQLSNCHIRKQHPIGPFIVDFFISDWNLIIELDGESHHYQIDRDKERESYFYHQGYKVVRFQNQDVFDNVEGVVEQIRQFEMNQTNPPLTPPELRGENSDIEIRSKGMDE
- a CDS encoding UvrD-helicase domain-containing protein — translated: MKSRPSLNDQQRAAVTHTGGPLLVLAGAGSGKTGVITHRIAHLIAEGASPSSILALTFTNKAAKEMRERVKKLIGAKAKQVTLSTFHSLGLKTLRLNARAAGLRRDFVIYNEGDQMSLVRTLIREHPQRREKFDPGIVLSRISRVKNRSAGGAETSKQYGDKYDLIFDDIYDRYHRSMRSCQAVDFDDLILLPIQLLEKNEDVRQTYRETFKHLLVDEYQDTNAGQYRLLRLLAGDGKALCVVGDDDQSIYGWRGAEVGNILRFEKDFPKARVIKLEQNYRSTQVILDAAHHVIQNNSKRQSKKLWTNRGQGRFIDAFMAKDEADEAKTIAFRIQAIQERTDAPWKAFAVLYRSNVQSRAIESNLRLAGIPYNVAGGYEYFERKEVKDLIAYLRVVANPDDDLNLLRIINYPRRGIGDHTIALLTEHATHSKKTIFHTIKHYTYEDLPKAASEGLRSFGTMIEGLREIAKRNKPAELVRALIERSRYREALMEAYEDAQTAQMKIELAEELASAASTYQEQTDRSTLIGFLDSVALDDDAYSKNDKKQFSDNAVLLATLHSAKGLEFPYVFLCGLEENLLPHSRSVKDNTEVDEERRLCYVGMTRAKSHLTLSFADERSQYGRRAKRTPSRFLKEIPNQYLCKQFSHSELFFDLQRQSNGKE
- a CDS encoding Gfo/Idh/MocA family oxidoreductase; this translates as MAKKPLRVGLIGCGFMGKTHSNAYHVVNKFFDLDIQPVLKTVCSIDKDAAQSFASNWGYENAETDWRKVVESDDIDLIDICLPNNLHPEVAIAAAKAGKAIFCEKPLAHNTEQAEAMTKAVEDAGVPNQVSFNYRRVPAVTMAKQLIDEGRLGKIFHYRANFLQDWTISNDVPQGGDATWRLDAKVAGSGVIGDLLAHCIDTAMWHNGVISKVQAVTETFIKERKHAVTGKMEPVTIDDACIFHCWFNNGSLGNFESTRYARGHKALYTFEINGENASIAWDLHDLNRLSFFDHTDEGRLRGWRSIHVTDHSGDHPYMDHWWVPGLSIGYAESFVHQLAGFLKSMSGGDKNQPDFRSALQTQYVCDSVIKAAKSGQWEDVKKA
- a CDS encoding DUF1080 domain-containing protein, with protein sequence MKNRIIFALIVSMCFIAPSVHASWQPLFDGVGLDGWKTVGDPQWNVKDGVISVKGTGSEMGWLINEKTTSDFVLRMRFQWQGGNSGIQFRSQMKDGKMVGYQANLDFSRDMATGSLVEENGRGLLQESEYSAAEIRRNGWNEYEISAVGDHIMLSVNGYPVLDFEDPDGPKSGFIALQMAPGDKAALDFTDIRLLETEGNDWASMFNGKDLTGWEPLGDCYWDVLHGQLIGQSRGGKYGWLVSKDKFKDFHFSTRFLLPRGNSGIQFRSWVVGEMVHGTQADLAADSDWISGHLYDQGERGIFVKTDKDFSKLINWTGWNTYEVTAIGPKVQLYINGIKSIEVEDPERLKAGVFAFQIHSGAKMVSFWEDLRIISFD
- a CDS encoding sugar phosphate isomerase/epimerase family protein gives rise to the protein MKVGINLLLWTAAADESHLGVLDKVKEWGYDGFELPMFDPACSPWKKLADHADGLGLGRTAVTIVSDEANPISEDKSVREKGIEHIKKCIDSCAELGAETLVGPLYSPCGKLIGRGRSNDEFSWAKEAMAQAAEYGKQANVVIGMEPLNRFETYVFNGMADAVQLCEEVGHPNLGLLYDTFHSHIEEKDPIAAIQKAGKHIAHIHISESDRSTPGKGQVRWEDSFKAIKAIGYDGWLTIEAFGRSMPEVAAATCIWRSMFDSEEQLATDGLNHIKKMWSAA
- a CDS encoding sugar phosphate isomerase/epimerase family protein encodes the protein MKRISIGSWAYSIGPYQDKPVPWGEVLTKLKEMDFDGVELGGFPPHPNPDDCASAEQRQQVVSQLKEIGLAFSGLAANLWGEQLINTEDTSKYVDEFTKNVKFCVDVGIPGIRVDCVQPPEILNEVDYDVAKKRVVETWKKCANIAQDQGVYMTWEFEPGFAFNKPSDIQRILDEVGHDNFGVQLDTCHAQMVAVYASRQPGEKETLPGGALELINRLKGKINHIHLIDSDGTLHDDETSTHAPFGDGELNFDEIVPALNESGCPHDWWTIDLCFWPDAWDVTRRCKNGIDELNKKYGGN
- a CDS encoding porin, which gives rise to MYYRATKAYCGLIALSVLLLCSTADGMDQNRDSLKQKVVELENQVRFLTEKLEQISPSLSVTPSVKNPEKDQLASVMERLDVLEDTDEHDVEDWYDQFTFGGYGEMHANFSEGGPDVFDIHRLVFYLGYEFSDWIQLHSETEIEHAYVSSGSGGEVAIEQLYFDFLLSDYVNIRAGRILSPMGIINRKHEPPSFYGVERPSFAKYILPTTWSSDGLGIFGSIATPLKYEAYVVNGLDGSKFSATNGIRGGRIKERSSFNDVAFTGRLDYYPFAEADVGYKQSLRLGASTYIGGTDNGNNGNDPGIDGDIQVYSADFEYSILDFDIRGVMAFENIDGAFEIGNGTASEIFGWYLEVGYHFMLDSWKEGMLKNSDAVGFVRFDDFDTQNDMPFGVAENPKGDRQEWTFGVNFYPTPSLVLKADYQIRDDASTSNLDNLFNLGIGWQF